From Myxococcus stipitatus, the proteins below share one genomic window:
- a CDS encoding CARDB domain-containing protein encodes MGVGSGPDLVVTTVTGPFAVYRDAAFTASIRVCNQGTDPSTQTSVSVYLSMDTDLTPDLSMPFW; translated from the coding sequence ATCGGCGTCGGCAGCGGGCCTGACCTCGTCGTCACGACGGTGACGGGCCCGTTCGCCGTGTACCGGGATGCCGCGTTCACCGCGTCGATCCGTGTCTGCAACCAGGGCACCGATCCCAGCACCCAAACCTCGGTATCGGTGTACCTCTCCATGGACACCGACCTGACACCCGACCTGTCCATGCCCTTCTGGTAG
- a CDS encoding DUF1501 domain-containing protein: MPNTSRRTLLKWALGAGQLALLDRAGLLRSGIARAADSDLPSRLAVIYIPGGFRPAYYFNPLEDADIPACMPGAGGYSSEPCFFEPSKLVDLAPANGPYKPLRTWQSWNPADPAARGNFSPLMYGYKHFALHEQFSALHGIDQGTNDHASAFISAMCGVAGSDYRAPAVHSIIANHLYEKHRETRPLPFVVVAGERGTPVGMGLPSHASPVQVPSLEALKPMLSAKPADNAWWTGLDARTEGAELNARGEPTGSTLKTTTVERYSLTQARPFIGRSTAKVDSYLEGLHGSLSSVSRVLATDVVSKLEGTQGIDTLKTNRPAYLSSYLNETFTYTFGLANFHLTGLDPRMDMALRLLKSDLCTSVHVSLKLDFDTHNGSGHAYSSAHGRGLMDCIARFLGEMKNTPAPGKPGKTLLDDTLVLVMSEFGRSWAFRGSDGNYVLPDDHHPYTSVFFAGGNVAGNRQVGSYTTRGLGVPVDIIEETGQTSKRVPRSADVVTTALRIMGMETHEFFIPGGYGEVVGLRKG; encoded by the coding sequence ATGCCGAACACCTCTCGCCGCACACTGCTCAAGTGGGCCCTCGGAGCAGGGCAGCTCGCGCTCCTCGACCGGGCGGGGCTGCTGCGCTCCGGCATCGCCCGCGCCGCGGACTCGGACCTGCCCTCCCGGCTCGCGGTCATCTACATCCCGGGCGGCTTCAGACCCGCGTACTACTTCAACCCCTTGGAGGACGCGGACATCCCGGCCTGCATGCCGGGGGCCGGCGGTTACAGCAGCGAGCCCTGCTTCTTCGAGCCGAGCAAGCTGGTGGACCTGGCGCCCGCGAATGGTCCCTACAAGCCGCTGCGGACCTGGCAGTCGTGGAACCCCGCGGACCCCGCCGCGCGCGGAAACTTCAGTCCGCTCATGTACGGCTACAAGCACTTCGCCCTGCATGAGCAGTTCAGCGCGCTGCATGGCATCGACCAGGGAACCAATGACCACGCGAGCGCCTTCATCTCCGCGATGTGCGGCGTCGCCGGCTCGGACTATCGAGCCCCCGCCGTGCACTCGATCATCGCGAACCACCTGTACGAGAAGCACCGGGAGACGCGTCCGTTGCCGTTCGTCGTCGTCGCCGGAGAGCGTGGCACGCCGGTCGGCATGGGGTTGCCTTCCCACGCCTCGCCGGTCCAGGTCCCGTCCCTCGAGGCGCTCAAGCCGATGCTCTCGGCGAAGCCCGCGGACAACGCCTGGTGGACCGGCCTGGATGCGCGCACCGAGGGCGCCGAGCTGAACGCCCGCGGCGAGCCCACGGGCAGCACCTTGAAGACGACGACGGTGGAGCGCTACTCCCTCACCCAGGCGCGGCCGTTCATCGGCCGCTCCACGGCGAAGGTGGACAGCTACCTGGAGGGCCTCCATGGGTCCCTGTCGTCCGTCTCCCGCGTGCTGGCGACGGATGTCGTGTCCAAGCTGGAGGGCACCCAGGGGATCGACACGCTGAAGACGAACCGGCCCGCGTACCTGTCGAGCTACCTGAACGAGACGTTCACCTACACGTTCGGCCTCGCGAACTTCCACCTCACGGGGCTCGACCCTCGGATGGACATGGCGCTGCGCCTGCTCAAGTCGGACCTGTGCACCTCCGTGCATGTGTCGCTCAAGCTCGACTTCGACACGCACAACGGGTCGGGCCATGCCTACAGCAGCGCGCACGGCCGCGGCCTCATGGACTGCATCGCGCGGTTCCTGGGGGAGATGAAGAACACGCCCGCGCCGGGCAAGCCGGGCAAGACGCTGCTCGACGACACCCTCGTGCTGGTGATGAGCGAGTTCGGCCGGAGCTGGGCCTTCCGCGGGTCGGACGGAAACTACGTCCTGCCGGATGATCACCACCCGTACACGTCGGTCTTCTTCGCCGGCGGCAACGTGGCTGGGAACCGCCAGGTCGGCTCCTACACGACGCGCGGCCTGGGCGTCCCGGTGGACATCATCGAGGAGACGGGACAGACGTCGAAGCGCGTCCCGAGGTCCGCCGATGTCGTCACCACCGCGCTGCGCATCATGGGCATGGAGACGCACGAGTTCTTCATCCCCGGTGGTTACGGCGAGGTCGTGGGCCTCCGGAAGGGGTAG